A single window of Nicotiana sylvestris chromosome 3, ASM39365v2, whole genome shotgun sequence DNA harbors:
- the LOC138888066 gene encoding protein FAR1-RELATED SEQUENCE 5-like — translation MDNFGESKCEATAEEVLQNNFQGSIDREPALGLEFDDDESAFNFYNEYARRIGFSVHKEYVNINNKLGYVTSQKAYMFQGGFRGDDRRKYQAKIHEKRLEKDTKLILLLLANLLESTILLRLS, via the coding sequence ATGGACAATTTTGGAGAAAGCAAGTGTGAAGCTACTGCCGAAGAAGTTTTACAAAATAATTTTCAAGGGTCAATAGATCGTGAGCCTGCGCTTGGTCTTGAGTTTGACGACGATGAGAGTGCATTTAATTTTTACAATGAGTATGCAAGAAGGATTGGTTTTAGTGTTCACAAAGAGTACGTGAACATAAATAACAAATTGGGTTATGTAACATCACAAAAAGCTTACATGTTTCAAGGAGGTTTCCGTGGAGATGATAGACGAAAATATCAAGCTAAAATTCACGAAAAGAGACTAGAAAAGGATACCAAGCTCATATTGTTGTTACTCGCCAATTTGTTGGAAAGTACCATATTACTAAGGTTGAGTTAG
- the LOC104236434 gene encoding protein FAR1-RELATED SEQUENCE 5-like, producing the protein MIHMLSSHRNLNDVQTHEIDLVEDAGLFSKGTFDFMSFQAGGRANLGCTKLDHKNYLRTKRQKAMGQGEADSKMIIDYEIFGDVLSFDTTYQTNKEHRPLASFVGFNNHRKMIVFGGALMYDETSESFQ; encoded by the exons ATGATTCACATGTTGTCATCTCACAGAAATTTGAACGACGTACAAACTCATGAAATCGATTTGGTGGAGGATGCTGGATTATTTTCTAAAGGAACTTTTGATTTTATGAGTTTTCAAGCTGGTGGCAGAGCAAATTTGGGTTGTACTAAGTTGGATCATAAGAACTACCTTCGAACCAAAAGGCAAAAAGCTATGGGACAAGGAGAAGCAG ATTCTAAGATGATAATAGATTATGAGATTTTTGGAGATGTGCTTTCATTTGATACTACGTACCAGACAAATAAAGAGCATAGACCTTTGGCTAGTTTCGTTGGATTTAATAACCATAGAAAAATGATTGTTTTTGGAGGTGCACTGATGTATGATGAGACTTCAGAATCTTTTCAGTGA
- the LOC138888067 gene encoding protein FAR1-RELATED SEQUENCE 1-like: MKSLIIKVNGCEENNFPIMYKVSKYGHTREHIVKVTEADHISCTCMKFDSMSILCCHTIRILDVIRGVDKIPDEYILKRWTKTAKVVNIKEIDGQDIEIKDSKLIVVNRYRILCPIFVRMAAKASETDEGYKLAATCVNELSTRLKQIMEVTAPSLHTAGSTRDLPEENNDRDLLSRAKSFKKKDNTKRLKKRIKTSLEANSKSKKA; encoded by the coding sequence ATGAAGTCTTTAATAATCAAAGTGAATGGATGTGAGGAAAATAATTTTCCCATCATGTATAAAGTTAGCAAGTATGGGCACACTCGAGAGCATATTGTTAAGGTGACAGAGGCAGATCATATATCTTGTACTTGCATGAAGTTTGACTCTATGAGTATACTTTGTTGTCATACAATAAGAATTCTTGATGTGATAAGAGGAGTGGATAAAATTCCAGATGAGTATATTTTGAAAAGATGGACAAAAACTGCAAAAGTCGTAAATATTAAAGAAATTGATGGGCAAGATATAGAGATCAAGGATTCAAAGCTAATCGTTGTGAATCGCTATAGAATCCTTTGTCCTATATTTGTTAGAATGGCAGCTAAAGCTTCTGAAACTGATGAAGGCTATAAGCTAGCGGCAACATGTGTAAATGAGTTAAGTACAAGATTGAAACAAATTATGGAGGTGACAGCTCCATCTCTCCATACTGCTGGTTCAACGAGAGATTTACCAGAAGAAAATAATGACAGAGATCTCCTCTCACGAGCCAAAAGTTTTAAAAAGAAAGATAATACAAAACGTCTGAAAAAAAGGATCAAAACTTCTCTTGAAGCGAACTCAAAGAGTAAGAAAGCTTGA